CCTCCTATACCTAGATTTAGGCGTTTGTTTCAGTCCTCACAAACTGCCAAAGACTTGACTTGGCATATAAATGAGAGGGAAATAGATGGTAAGCTTCGACATCCAGCTGACTCACCGGCATGGAAGTTAGTTGATGAAAAATGGCCTACCTTTGCTTTAGAGCCTAGAAATCTGTGTCTTGCCCTATCAGCTGATGGCATTAATCCTCATAGCTCTCTTAGTAGTACGTATAGTTGCTGGCCCATTCTTCTTGTAACATACAATCTTCCACCCTGGTTGTGTATGAAACGAAAATTTATGAtgttatccttattaatttctGGTCCACAACAGCCCGGTAATGATATTGATGTGTACTTGGCACCACTAATAGAGGACTTGCAAACTCTATGGGATGTTGGTGTGGAAGCTTATGATGCCTACAAAAAAGAGTTCTTCAATTTACGGGCTGTACTATTGTGGACTATAAATGACTTTCCCGCTTATGGGAATTTGGCGGGTTGTACGGTTAAGGGTTATTATGCTTGTCCTTATTGCGGTGAAGATATGCCAAAATGTAGACTTAAACAcagtaaaaaaaatgcttaTATTGGCCATTGTCGTTGGCTTCCTCATGATCATCCCTTTCGAACTCAAAAGAAaccttttaataataaacatgaaaGAGAGCCTCCTCCGAAACCATTGAATAGTGAGGCCATTTTTCGAAAGATTCCATATATTAACCAAGAATGGAGAAAGATTACTCCAGATTTAAAAAGCCGTTTgtgggaatttattaaggtaaaatgattatttatatttatatatcaaaattgaataatgtaTATGTTAAACTATTTGATCATTATGCTATGTATTTTTCTCAGGAACGTTTTATTGTTCATCCAAATAGTAAGAAGCAAGTTTTCCAAGCACTTGGTAGTGCATTCAGAAACTTCAAGTACTTGCTCACCACAAAGTATATCTTGCCACACAAGCACAATCGTAAAAGGCTGAAGCGGCCACCTTTTCAGTACAGTCATATTCCTCAAAATGTTTGGGATAAATTTGTGAATTCTAGATTGTCCACTGAGTTTGAGgtgaataattttaaatgttaaacatTTAGACATTTCATAAAACCATCTTTAAATCTAATATGGATTGTTTTATGTAGAGAATTAGGCGTCAACAGCAAAATAAGATAGCTAACAACAAGTGGAACCATCGTTTAAGTAGAAAAGGATATGCTGGATTGCTTGATGAAATTGTAAGTACTATGATACTAACTTGACCATTCTTGTATAGCTATTGGTATAAAGATGGTTggtttgatgatgataaattggcaaaccttttgttttaatttactgCTTGCAATTCATGGTTAGTTAAGGATGCATACCAGCtgtgatattattatttttttaaactatagtGCTCGGAAACTGGACTTGTCGAAACTGAAGTTGACAGGAGTGTAGCATGGAAGCGTGCTAGGAAGATGAAAAACGGTGAATATGATCCTGATGTTGATTCAGTTGTGAAGAAGATTGTAAGTAATAgcaaggttttttttttaagtaggttctgttggaaaaaaattgatattcatCAATATGATTATTATGCAATCAGGATGCACTGGAAGAGAAAGCTAAAAAAGGAGAATTTAAAGCTGATGCAAGAAATGATATTCTTGCACGTTCAATTGGAAGGCCTGCCACTTCTGGACATATGCAGGGTGTTGGGAAATTTATATCGCCTAAGATGTACTTTGACACCCCAAACAATTCATTTTAGATGCGACAAGAGCGACTAAACATACTAGAGAGGTTAGATAAGCAAGAAGCAGAGTTGAGTGatctgaagaagaagattaaaaaGCAACCTCGACATTCAGATGTTGGAAGCTCAAACTTTCCATTAGATGAGCAAACAATTGAAGATGAAGCTGAAGAAATGACTGCTCGTAATGAGGACAAGGTATGATACAAATTGTTGTGCACAgtcaagttaaaaaatgactTAAACATTGGATTTTAGACAATTTTAGCCGTAGTCAAAACCGTAATaacaaaccttttttttttttttggcttgtcAGTCAATCGGCATGACAAGGAATGGATCACCTGCAAAGAAGAAGCACGAAAcattgacaaagaaaaggcaaTCACCTAGGAAGAGGAATGAGTCACCAAAGAAGCAAGTGACTGCTGATTGTCCTGGAGACAAACTAGAAACTCCAACGAAAAGGCAATCACCAAGGAAGAAACAAGAATCACCAAAGCAGcaagtgatgaagaaaagGCAATCACcaagaaagaagaaggaatCACCAATGAAGCCTCACAAGAAACCAAGAATGACTCTTGATTGTCCAAGAGACAAACCATGTAGTCCAAAGAAGAAGACATCACCAAAAAAGCCTCAAGAGAAGCCACTgtcaagaagaagaacaaggaATTATCATATTGTGCATATGAACCGGGTGCCTGGGCTTGTAATATTTGCAAATCTTTGTGAAAAGAAGTTGGCTCAAATGGGTTATTATGTACCTTATCAGTTGGATGAAGAGGTATACAAGCATCCAACTAAAGCACATACTGGTCTCGATGAATGTCAATCATTGATTTCGATGAAAGAGCTAGGAGCAAATCATATGCATCTATACATCGCGTAAGTttacaaaatcataattactagtttattttcaatttttagtttattactTCCTTTctctagtttcttttttttttagtgatattttttattggcaACATTCTCACTATTTCATCATCTTAATTGCATCAGGATGTTGCATGCACACATGGCGAATGATATAGTGGGCAGACCATTTGGGTTCATACACACAGGACTCGTATCATCAGCCCATGATAAGGATGCCTTTGCTACAAGGGTAAAAAGGGCACAATTTATTGCCGAACGGTTAAACAAAGCAAACAAAGGgcaaatgattttcatgccatatAACCCTGGGTACAGTTCTATTTACTTTATATTGATGATCATTTACTGAAATTGAttcataatttcaatttctttgtgTAATAGTTTCCATTGGGTGTTGATTGTAATTGATATGACGACAAAGCAAGCGTTTTATCTGGATTCTACGAACAACGATTTGGGTGACGACAGTGACCTGAAGGACATAGTTACCAAGTATGGtgatattgtatttttaatataattttatgtatcaTGTTTATTTACTTACTGCATGTATTATAATGTAGTGGGATATCAATGCATGTTGCGGTGACTGGTAAAAAAAGGGTGAAACCACAGATCACAAAAGTTTTGGTAAACAATCAtgactttcttttttcttctttttttttggcagcGCATGacttgttaatatttaatcacttgaaagaattcATATGCATATgtattaatgattattttgttgatgatataGTCCCCAAATCAACCAAGGAGTACTGAGTGTGGATACTATGTGCTGAGGTTTATGAAAGACATAATTGCAGACCCGAGTTTACTTCTCCATGATGTAAGTACACATTCTTTCAGATGCATTGTCGGATTTCTTCACTTAATACTTTTAACTATATATAGTTTACTTTAGTCTAACATGTGATCATCATTTCACAGTTTAAAGGGAAATGTGAATACACTCAAAGTGAGCTTGATGAAGTGTGTCTCGAGTATGCTTCCTTTGTGTCTGAGCTGATAGTATGAGCAGTGGAGTTGATGATGATATTGTTTGATAAAGTCTTAAGTGGCAGTGAATTTTGTATGCTGGTATTGTTCCAGATGATAGTGAATCTTGATAAAGTCTAAGTGGTAGTGAAATTTGTATGCTATATTGTTTGATAAAGTCTTAAGTATAGTAGTGAATCTTGATCAGCCTGGTAGTGTTTCAGATGATATACAGTGTTGTGATGTTTTTGTATGCTGGTAATGATCCAGATGGTAGTGTTGGGATGTAGATTTGTGATAATTGAATAGATGATGTTTTGACAATGTTATGGTTATTTAAAGTGATGATTTAGTGatgttttgataatattgttgAGATAATTTGGATGTATTGATTTTAtacatattgtaatttttaaatttcaatggaatttataaaattataaaataataataatattattattattaaaaatattaaaaattattttctaatttttaatatttttaataataataatattaatattatttaaaatattacaaatttatgatttaaaaaaaattcttttaataatattattattttaaaaaaatcacatcGTGACACCATATTAGAATCATAAAGTTGTGACACATAATTACACgccataatttaaaattgaattaataatacccgccaaaagatttttcacaataaaaaaaatttaccactaaaatattaaaatgacgtTGCTTTTGTTGTGACACATTTGTGATAGCTATAAGCTGTCACATATACCTATGATAGATAAATTACTGTCACAAGTTTGTGAGAGGGGCTACAATGACAGATAGAAACTCTATCATAAACAGGGTCGGATGACAGATATTCTCTGTCATGGTagcccatttttctagtagtgatcCTTGTCTCTTGAATGTTGATcgacttaatttcttgaggtatgcttgcttaaaattgtttttggatgagttgagatgagaattTAGTGGAGATTTGAGATTAGtcttgagttatatgcttgaggacaagcatcatcttggtgtgggggaatttgttagagtgcaatttatgcactagttttgcattatttacttcccttaatatcaatgttttgcacttaataatagtgatttacttgtgttttacttttgtaggtgcaattctattgattgatgataaaattgagctataagataatgtttaaggatgattgttctcttggagaaattatgagcgtcagaagaactttgttgataaggcgtgggcgcgtgctgtcaactgcggacctgcagtttttagtttaacgtgttttgtatttttggttatttttgtaattacgaatttaatatttcagatattaggattttattttaaatagaattctaaaagagaagagagagagagtatttaaaggaggaatctattgtgaaaaaggggaTTTGATTtggagaaaagaaataaaccctagatcttaatttttctcttctctctatgaagaactaaacctattttctggttgaaggataatgaagctttgattcatcactactgtgagatctttcttgtgctttaattattttattgctttttgggtatttgtttattctttgaattattttcatgattatgtttgttaattaggtaattggccactatttaattatcaacttaatctattgtcaattaaaggattcatcgtatgaagaatttaatgtttgtgacaaataacatagcagagagttgtgttgtgagaataaacaatctaatttaaatgaatcatcatatgtattgattaggatttgggtctctctggtttttcaagctgtcaattgattaaatcatatgatcgtatctagggttgtctattgattagggaaataaccaacggtagtaccttggttatcgactagttaaggagagattgactattagagggtctcagtagctataaccggtctattcatgagtaataataatctatatttgaatcaatgatcagtagtcaaatcaagctgagttaattccttcaaccagagctttctccaatttgaattacaactttaatttgcattcttgttatttttaatttgatttttattattgtcaacaattcccccattttacgttttacgtttcaaaaggatttaaataattaccgatctctgtggacacgaccctgctcaatcactatatacaatttatttagagtaggaatttatttttgttggcttcgacaaccatcaaattctgatcttcttcttctttttctctctaaagtccttaatgataatttcttgCCGCCGTTTTATGTGGTGCACGCCTcattttataactaaaaattagggtaaacaaaaGCCTTGGGCGTGCATAagttaaattaggaaattgCAGATCGCAATTCTGCAGCTGACCCGCGCTAAGTTTTCTCCCTCAGTTCTCTAGGATTGCTACTGCAATGGTTGCTCTGACAACGGCTAGAACACTGCACTGTTCTCGATTGTGCTTAACTTTTTTTGTGGCAAtattctttcctcctcttgctgGTCTAATATCTCAGCATCCCTTCATGAATTATAAACTtctgaaaacctacaattatgcacatgttttgagcacaaattactttaatttaagcaaaacttattaagactcactaaaatgaatgtttaggcaaaatatatccaaaatataataaaaacacctcatttactctctaagtgatcttgatttaagtctagaattaCTGTagtaactctcatttcatggAGTTATCAATTACACATTAACTCAAAATGTAAAAAACAATCGAGGGATGACATTATAGCTGATTATCTTTTCAAACTCTATCTACCAATCTTCAATCCACTTAAACAATGTGTTTCTTATCAAAAGGTTGAAAAGTGGCCTAGATATGACAATAAAGCCTTTATAAAacttgcatgtcctaaaaaGGAATGACCTTCCCTAACTGTCTTTGGTGAAAGTAATTTGGAGATGACTTTGACTTTGGTTTTATCAACTTCAATTCCATTTGTAGACGTGACATGGCCCATGACAATTCCAAAAATGgtcataaaataatgtttttcctaatttaaaacaagacATTTTTCTTTACACCCTTCCAAAActcttttaaattatcaagatattcatcaaaaaaattttaaatatagttaaatcatccataaaaacTTCCAAACAATTTTCAATCATGTTGCTAAAAACACTTAACATGTATCTCAGAAATATTGTAGAAGCATTACAGAATCCAAAAGGCATTATCTGAAATACAAATGTTCCAAATGGGCATGTGATGTGGTATTTTCCTAGTCTCTTAAGGCAATAGGAATTCAATAATAGCTTGAGTAGCCATCAAGAAAGCAATAGCAAGGGCGTCATGTTACTTTTTCGAGAGTTCGGTCTAAAAATGGAAGGGAAAAATAGTCTTTTCCATAGcatctttaattttctataatcaatgcacatgTGTTAACAAGAAGGGACTTGCGTTGGGATTAGCTCACATTTTTTTCACTATAGTTattatagatttattttgtactaATGTGTTCGACTTATCAATCTATTATCAGAGATAGGATAAATAATTCCTACATCTAGTAGTTTAAGGGCCTCGTTTACCATTTCTTGCATATGAAGGTTTAGTCTTCTTTGTGGTTGACGACTTGTTTTGGCATTTTGCTCTAAGTGGATTTTGTGTgtacaaattaaagaattaatgcCTTTTATGTCCATGAAGGTCTAACTAAATGCAGATTTGTACTTTTTAGAATAGTTAGTAGCTTCCTTTCTTGGTCGCttgtaatttgaaaagaaattactaTTGGAAAAGTTTGTTGATCTCCTAAGCACACATACTCGAATTCTTCTGGTAAGGGCTTCAATTCAAGCTTGTGTGCTTCCTCTTCTTTTGTCTCTTCAGTTAGCAGTATTACATTCTAATTTCTTACTCGATTTAAATGAACTactaaataaatttccatAGAGTGTGTAGAAATCTCATCCTGAATGTATTCCTCAATAAGGTCTTTTACAATATTGAACATATTGAGTTCCAATGTAATGTCGTCGAAAGATAATTTCATCACTCCATTCTGACAATTAGTTAAGGCATTAACAGTGGCTAGAGATGGTCAACCTAATATGACAAGAATTTGTTTGCATGCATTAGCAATTAATTCagtttttaaaacaataaaatccacaggatatataaatttattgactCAGACCAAGACAACTTTAATTATCCCTTTCAGAACCTTAACTGACCTATCAACAAGTAAAAGAATAGTGAAGGTTAGTTTTAACTCACTAAGATTAAGTTTCCAATATCTGAGCAAAGAAGCAAGTTGACATTGGCACCAAGATCAAGTAAAGTATGTTCAATTTTATGATCTCCAATAAAGCAAGAAATAGTTGAACAATCAGgatccttatattttaaagcattATTAGTTAAGAGAATAGAAATTACTTGTTTCGCTAGAAATCATTTGCACCTCATGTTTCCTTTTTATAGTGCACAGATCTTCAAAACATTAGCCTAAGATAATACCTATTTAATGACACTAACAAAGAAATATTGAACTTCACCaatttaaaaacttcataAAACTCAAGATTGtagtttgatttctttggctTGATTTGTATTTGAGGAAATAAAGGTATAGGAGAAGAGTTAATTATCTCTTCATGGGTTACGAGTTCATCAAACTCTTCCTTACTTTCTGAAATTGACTCTTAACTATTTCACAAggataaaaaatgtattatttgaTAACTTTACTACCACGAAGGGTTATAACCAATTTTACTTGGCTCATATTGTGGTTTCTTGTACTAGTCATTTGAGGATATTGTTACTTTTAGGGTCTGGCTCTGATTAGGAAGGAaacttacatatattttttaatggtgACGGCTAATGTTAGTTTGGAGATGCTATCTGTCAAATTTGTTAAGGTTTACATGGTTTAGTTATCGATGGACTCTTCTTTTTCTATGAATGAACTCTTGGAGTTTTGAAAATTCTAATGTGGATGAGGTGGTTGTGAAGATTATGTATGATTGTCAATTCTCCAACTAACATTTTGATGATTTCACCAATTGAAATTGTAAGTTTGTGAGTATGGATTAGGACATGGCCTTTTCAAATTATCTATGATATTTGCTTGTTTGTGCAAACTTTCTTTCAAAGTTGGTAAGGTCGGACAGTCCTACGTAGAATGGTTAGTGCAATTGCAAACCTGATGTGCAATATCTTGAACAGATTTAACATGATCAATCATTTCTAACCCAATACTTTGACTTTTCTAACTAAAGATGCAAATTTGACTTTAAAAGTCATGGTCTTCTCTAAGGTCATACATGCCTCTGCCAAATGGCAATGATTGAGATTTATTCGATGTCTCACAAAAACCAACTGTATCCTACTATTATGCATTCTCTGCTATATCGTGAAGATAATCGAATGCAGCTCCGAGGCTTTTGTCTCTAAACTCacattacacatcatttcaacaatCTGTCTACTTTAGCGTGTTAATTCCTCGTAGAAATATGATATTAACCTCCATGTTTCAAAACTATGATGTAGGCAAATGTTAAGTAATTCCTTATACCTACGCCAATATCAGTAAAGAGTTTCTCTAGGTTTTTGAGTGAAGGTagtgaattttcttttgaaagaattttgttttatggGTTGGAAagcaatttttcaaaagttgTGCTTGCATTTTTTCCCAAGTTCTGATGGATTTTGATCTAAGATTTTACAGCAATGTTTtagcttttttctttattgacaaagGGAGAAACTTAAATCTGATTCTGTTtatgttacaaaattttttaaaataataaaaattaaaattaaataagcaagCAATAAGAatgtacaaaaataaaaataaatgaactaaAAACTTTTTAACTGAACTCAAAATAACTCAATAGGCAGTATTATAAAACCActcatttaaataaattaattaactaaacataaaataataacacatTAACAAAATAACGATGTATGTTATTATAAAACTAGCTATGCAAATTaacaatagaaaaaaaaagaaccttaaaaaaatgaaattacaagGAGAAATAGGAAGATATACTTACCTCAAGATGTAGAACccacttttcaaaattaccaactaattaagaaatcaatttaaatttaggcTTCAGTTATAACAAAAGTCCATGTTTATTTAGTCCACAATGTTAAAAAGTCTAAACTCATTTAGTCCACAATGTCCAAAAGTGCAAAAAACAAGTCATAATACAAAGATCAAAGTTCCAATTCTGTTCAGGGACTTATTATCAGGAACATTTGGgttaaaatgaagtttttcATAAGTTTCATGGTAACAagtaatttaagaaaaataaagctaattgaaattttacaaaaaaataaagttatgaGAACTAAGCAAAGGAATgacaaaaagagaaatatagggcaaaaatattcaatgagaatcgaaaataaaaataataaaaatgaaattaacactaaataaaaatgaaattgacaccaaatttagaaaatttcgCGACAACAGCGTCAAAAACTTGGCAcaactcaaaaattttaattactcCCAAATATAAGAAtgtctaattataatataaataggtGAATCTAGGGTTGAGCCATAGGGAATCTATAAATCTAGTAGTAagttattaaacaaatttaattacaaaaaataaattaatatagacCAATCTAAAAAAATGCTAAGGTTACGAGTATTTTACATTTCTATtgccaattaattattatgtcaTTTAATTCTTCATTAACCATTTATATGGATAAATATAGGATCAAGTACTGTTGGATTACTTATTGCTATAGGTGTCAAATGTGTAAATGTATACagcaagtaatataatgatgagtATTTAGATTGTCTGcacatggattgatgttatgGGATTTGCTACATCAATCTTAATAGTGCAATTTCAggctaaattaaaatgaaataattaatgaaactaatgaactagctaaattaaaaatgcaataaacaaaatgcaataaggaaaatttcaaatcaaaatcaggGATCTACTCAATGGGAAaggagtagttgagtgatcaaactcacttaatggtaTTGATTGTTTTTGCAATTAAGATTCTGTTGTTACAGAATCTACTACAGCAATTGGTAGAATCCCTAATGCATCATCAGCTGTAGTATGTTGGTTATCTTATATCTaaatgcaacctaacagtgaccaGTTGTTATGCTAGCATTAGATACAACACTATACGTTCTAGGTTACAATTGCCCTATAAGGTGAATCTCTATGTCTAGTTCTTCACTAATCGAGATTAAGCATGACTTTATTCAAATCGAGATTAACTCAACTTGggaaacttaatttaaaaccATGTGTTGTCTTAATTTGTTCCACTAAGTTAGACCTTTTTTAGGCTCCTTCTTAGCTAGTatctattaaatgggtggttagTCAAAATAGAGATTTGAAATAAGTAAAATGAAGacaaaattcaattgaaatcTTCTTTCTAATCCAACCTATTGCAtgtcaaaattcaatttcttgatggcccaatatacATGATGCTCGAGTTTCATATGGAGGTGataagcttttccatacactagcctatAGAGTGACATCCCAACAGGGGTTTTGAAAGTCATTTTATATGCTCATagtgcatcatcaagtctcaatAACCAATCTTTTCTATTTGGTCTCACTATCGTTTCTAATATATGCTTTATTTCTCTATTGGAGATCTCagcttggccactggtttgagGATGGTATGGGGTAGCCACCTTATGTGTGACGGAGTACTTTGCCAAAAAAACCTTGACTATTTGTTACAAAAGTAGGTAACACCATCATTATTTATCACCCTACATAATCGAAAGTGcaaaacaatgttgctttttaaaaatcctatcaccaccttgtgataaTTGGTTTTGCATGAAATTGCTTCTACTAACTTGGATATGTAGTCAACAACAACTAACATGAATTTTTGGCTAAAAGAATAAGG
This window of the Citrus sinensis cultivar Valencia sweet orange chromosome 8, DVS_A1.0, whole genome shotgun sequence genome carries:
- the LOC102613564 gene encoding uncharacterized protein LOC102613564; the encoded protein is METVYHCCPLVHCVEIYLNYMSGTRQKMDKSWLKYDRLSDEYEAGVEKFIKTAVESNQEISVVRCPCDKCQNLAFHRPKEVKDHLIIWGLDMSYKTWVWHGEDIRNKSPDNIGCQNDSGYMDYDGGNTVEMVEDAFKDCDSDPKALKKLLEDSEKPLYPGSNKFTKLSALVKLYNIKGRYGWSDSSFSDLLSALSDMLPEGNDLPVSMYEAKKTMSALGLEYIKIHACPNDCILYRKEYESLSNCPTCGESRWKKRDGSVAAYRKGVPTKVLWYFPPIPRFRRLFQSSQTAKDLTWHINEREIDGKLRHPADSPAWKLVDEKWPTFALEPRNLCLALSADGINPHSSLSSTYSCWPILLVTYNLPPWLCMKRKFMMLSLLISGPQQPGNDIDVYLAPLIEDLQTLWDVGVEAYDAYKKEFFNLRAVLLWTINDFPAYGNLAGCTVKGYYACPYCGEDMPKCRLKHSKKNAYIGHCRWLPHDHPFRTQKKPFNNKHEREPPPKPLNSEAIFRKIPYINQEWRKITPDLKSRLWEFIKERFIVHPNSKKQVFQALGSAFRNFKYLLTTKYILPHKHNRKRLKRPPFQYSHIPQNVWDKFVNSRLSTEFERIRRQQQNKIANNKWNHRLSRKGYAGLLDEICSETGLVETEVDRSVAWKRARKMKNGEYDPDVDSVVKKIDALEEKAKKGEFKADARNDILARSIGRPATSGHMQGVGKFISPKMYFDTPNNSF
- the LOC102625713 gene encoding uncharacterized protein LOC102625713, coding for MRQERLNILERLDKQEAELSDLKKKIKKQPRHSDVGSSNFPLDEQTIEDEAEEMTARNEDKSIGMTRNGSPAKKKHETLTKKRQSPRKRNESPKKQVTADCPGDKLETPTKRQSPRKKQESPKQQVMKKRQSPRKKKESPMKPHKKPRMTLDCPRDKPCSPKKKTSPKKPQEKPLSRRRTRNYHIVHMNRVPGLVIFANLCEKKLAQMGYYVPYQLDEEVYKHPTKAHTGLDECQSLISMKELGANHMHLYIAMLHAHMANDIVGRPFGFIHTGLVSSAHDKDAFATRVKRAQFIAERLNKANKGQMIFMPYNPGFHWVLIVIDMTTKQAFYLDSTNNDLGDDSDLKDIVTNGISMHVAVTGKKRVKPQITKVLVNNHDFLFSSFFLAAHDLLIFNHLKEFICICINDYFVDDIVPKSTKEY